In Verrucomicrobiia bacterium, one genomic interval encodes:
- a CDS encoding prepilin-type N-terminal cleavage/methylation domain-containing protein, producing the protein MSHIKTQAGFTLVEMMVAVGLGSLVILAAVVFSLYASRSYVAMTNYADLDEKGQLALDEFTQQIRQVLGVTSCTTNNGVINSLTFNDYDGNPLTFTYNPSSKELYRIKSGVTNVLLTGCDSLQFNIYQRTPQPYTFDAITTSVVTNCKLVEVTWSCSRNVLQGDKANTQSVQSSKVAIRSN; encoded by the coding sequence ATGTCCCATATTAAGACTCAAGCCGGCTTTACGCTCGTCGAGATGATGGTGGCCGTTGGACTCGGCTCGCTAGTGATCCTGGCAGCGGTGGTCTTTTCGCTCTATGCCAGCCGCTCGTATGTTGCCATGACCAACTACGCGGACCTGGATGAGAAGGGCCAACTCGCTCTCGATGAGTTCACCCAACAGATTCGCCAGGTGCTTGGGGTCACCTCCTGCACCACCAACAATGGCGTCATCAATAGCCTGACCTTCAACGATTATGACGGCAACCCATTGACCTTTACCTACAATCCGTCAAGTAAAGAACTCTACCGGATTAAATCGGGTGTAACCAATGTTCTGCTGACCGGGTGCGATTCGCTCCAGTTCAACATCTATCAGCGGACGCCGCAACCGTACACGTTCGATGCCATCACCACCTCGGTGGTGACCAACTGCAAACTGGTCGAGGTGACCTGGAGCTGCTCGAGGAACGTTTTGCAAGGAGACAAGGCCAACACCCAAAGCGTGCAGTCTTCCAAGGTCGCTATCCGCTCAAACTAA